In one Patescibacteria group bacterium genomic region, the following are encoded:
- a CDS encoding 50S ribosomal protein L28 — protein sequence MISLNSMSRTCSLCGKTSIVRVSRKKKMSKYNPTCKKRKYPNLQWVVLNNGKRVKACTKCIKKIAKTK from the coding sequence ATGATAAGTTTAAATTCTATGAGTAGAACATGCTCCCTTTGCGGGAAAACATCTATTGTAAGAGTATCACGGAAAAAAAAGATGAGCAAATACAACCCCACATGCAAAAAAAGAAAATATCCAAATTTGCAATGGGTAGTTTTGAATAACGGGAAAAGGGTTAAAGCTTGCACAAAGTGCATTAAAAAGATTGCAAAAACCAAATAA